The following coding sequences lie in one Gorilla gorilla gorilla isolate KB3781 chromosome 5, NHGRI_mGorGor1-v2.1_pri, whole genome shotgun sequence genomic window:
- the C5H6orf118 gene encoding uncharacterized protein C6orf118 homolog isoform X2 translates to MPHTRCGIDSGSHFKKGSFSPWGVVFSLLCIQRASGCHQAGLEVYLKWKHCETPGVKTLCNLKHCETPGVKTLCNLKKLLNRLQKDHRDDVYLYISGHLNPNKLYRPPETILQHWPNAHRPKGERASEVGEPPAGKVARMKEALAHFTIHTALVPSEAQDTPLFRYLNPQASLSHTSEEDFLPVEAVREGKEEKKGGPPGRGPPGWRRREELRLPDLKVLSYQEAGSRGTRDRHHYVSSYLAGATSADRYRMFLRFQKEVLAKQDLLKNDFTGSKAAAGHERKLQQELQKICTCSPQQFNRLHVFGKVFEDICNSSLIFGDLLKKVKALLAQLKALGQRPVKTADMDLAREELRMLVTATKAALEQNDRLRSELEMELALLQSAKERSESSEKHIIDENRLTLIEKVEKKRCEILSKWDEIQALEKEIKTTLVHTGISDITENRIKSIEHEAIQLETENMILKKKIKVTENHVKQIIGKISEERQEGLWKFIKEFVKSEETEDNAQVAEQIASENS, encoded by the exons ATGCCGCACACCCGCTGTGGAATAGACAGTGGGAGTCATTTTAAAAAGGGGTCTTTCAGTCCTTGGGGAgttgtcttttctcttctttgtatACAAAGAGCTTCaggctgtcaccaggctggactcgaGG TGTACCTGAAGTGGAAGCACTGCGAGACGCCAGGCGTGAAGACCCTGTGTAATCTGAAGCACTGCGAGACGCCAGGCGTGAAGACCCTGTGTAATCTGAAGAAACTTCTGAACCGGCTTCAGAAAGACCACCGGGACGACGTCTACCTCTACATCTCTGGACACCTGAACCCCAACAAGCTCTACCGGCCTCCGGAGACGATCTTACAGCACTGGCCCAATGCCCACCGGCCCAAGGGGGAGCGCGCCTCTGAGGTGGGAGAGCCGCCCGCAGGGAAGGTGGCGAGGATGAAGGAGGCCCTGGCCCACTTCACCATCCACACGGCGCTGGTCCCCAGTGAGGCCCAGGACACCCCGCTGTTCAGGTACCTGAACCCCCAGGCCTCTCTTTCCCACACTTCAGAGGAGGATTTCCTTCCAGTGGAGGCTgtcagagaggggaaggaagaaaagaaaggaggcccTCCTGGACGGGGCCCTCCTGGATGGCGCAGGAGGGAAGAACTCCGGCTGCCCGACTTGAAGGTGCTGTCCTACCAGGAGGCCGGGTCCAGAGGCACCAGGGACCGGCACCACTATGTCAGCTCCTACCTGGCCGGAGCCACCAGCGCAGACAGGTACAGGATGTTCCTGCGTTTCCAGAAGGAAGTGCTCGCCAAGCAAGATCTCCTGAAGAATGACTTCACCGGGAGCAAGGCGGCCGCGGGCCACGAGAGAAAGCTGCAGCAG GAGCTCCAGAAAATTTGCACGTGCAGCCCCCAGCAGTTCAACAGACTGCACGTCTTTGGAAAAGTCTTTGAAGATATTTGTAACAGTTCTTTGATATTTGGTGATCTCTTGAAAAAAGTTAAG GCTCTTCTGGCTCAACTCAAGGCGCTGGGGCAGAGGCCGGTGAAGACGGCGGACATGGATCTCGCCAGGGAAGAGCTGAGGATGCTCGTGACAGCCACAAAAGCAGCCCTGGAGCAGAATGATAG ACTCAGAAGTGAACTGGAGATGGAGCTGGCATTGCTGCAGTCTGCAAAGGAACGATCAG aatcATCTGAGAAACATATAATTGATGAAAACCGACTTACTCTTATTGAGAAGGTTGAAAAGAAGAGGTGTGAAATACTCAGTAAGTGGGATGAGATACAAGCtctggaaaaagaaattaaaacaacttTGGTTCATACTGGAATTTCAGATATCACTGAGAATAGGATTAAAAGCATAGAG CATGAAGCTATACAATTGGAAacagaaaatatgattttaaagaagaaaataaaa GTTACTGAAAACCATGTGAAGCAGATCATAGGAAAGATCAGTGAAGAGAGGCAGGA GGGCCTTTGGAAATTTATCAAGGAATTTGTAAAATCAGAGGAAACAGAAGATAACGCTCAAGTGGCTGAACAAATTGCCAGTGAAAATTCTTAA
- the C5H6orf118 gene encoding uncharacterized protein C6orf118 homolog isoform X3, which translates to MAEEREPELYLKWKHCETPGVKTLCNLKHCETPGVKTLCNLKKLLNRLQKDHRDDVYLYISGHLNPNKLYRPPETILQHWPNAHRPKGERASEVGEPPAGKVARMKEALAHFTIHTALVPSEAQDTPLFRYLNPQASLSHTSEEDFLPVEAVREGKEEKKGGPPGRGPPGWRRREELRLPDLKVLSYQEAGSRGTRDRHHYVSSYLAGATSADRYRMFLRFQKEVLAKQDLLKNDFTGSKAAAGHERKLQQELQKICTCSPQQFNRLHVFGKVFEDICNSSLIFGDLLKKVKDEYELYMATLLESQPAAQYEALLAQLKALGQRPVKTADMDLAREELRMLVTATKAALEQNDRLRSELEMELALLQSAKERSESSEKHIIDENRLTLIEKVEKKRCEILSKWDEIQALEKEIKTTLVHTGISDITENRIKSIEHEAIQLETENMILKKKIKVTENHVKQIIGKISEERQEGLWKFIKEFVKSEETEDNAQVAEQIASENS; encoded by the exons ATGGCGGAGGAGCGGGAGCCTGAAT TGTACCTGAAGTGGAAGCACTGCGAGACGCCAGGCGTGAAGACCCTGTGTAATCTGAAGCACTGCGAGACGCCAGGCGTGAAGACCCTGTGTAATCTGAAGAAACTTCTGAACCGGCTTCAGAAAGACCACCGGGACGACGTCTACCTCTACATCTCTGGACACCTGAACCCCAACAAGCTCTACCGGCCTCCGGAGACGATCTTACAGCACTGGCCCAATGCCCACCGGCCCAAGGGGGAGCGCGCCTCTGAGGTGGGAGAGCCGCCCGCAGGGAAGGTGGCGAGGATGAAGGAGGCCCTGGCCCACTTCACCATCCACACGGCGCTGGTCCCCAGTGAGGCCCAGGACACCCCGCTGTTCAGGTACCTGAACCCCCAGGCCTCTCTTTCCCACACTTCAGAGGAGGATTTCCTTCCAGTGGAGGCTgtcagagaggggaaggaagaaaagaaaggaggcccTCCTGGACGGGGCCCTCCTGGATGGCGCAGGAGGGAAGAACTCCGGCTGCCCGACTTGAAGGTGCTGTCCTACCAGGAGGCCGGGTCCAGAGGCACCAGGGACCGGCACCACTATGTCAGCTCCTACCTGGCCGGAGCCACCAGCGCAGACAGGTACAGGATGTTCCTGCGTTTCCAGAAGGAAGTGCTCGCCAAGCAAGATCTCCTGAAGAATGACTTCACCGGGAGCAAGGCGGCCGCGGGCCACGAGAGAAAGCTGCAGCAG GAGCTCCAGAAAATTTGCACGTGCAGCCCCCAGCAGTTCAACAGACTGCACGTCTTTGGAAAAGTCTTTGAAGATATTTGTAACAGTTCTTTGATATTTGGTGATCTCTTGAAAAAAGTTAAG GATGAATATGAACTCTACATGGCAACGCTCCTGGAGTCCCAGCCTGCAGCACAGTACGAG GCTCTTCTGGCTCAACTCAAGGCGCTGGGGCAGAGGCCGGTGAAGACGGCGGACATGGATCTCGCCAGGGAAGAGCTGAGGATGCTCGTGACAGCCACAAAAGCAGCCCTGGAGCAGAATGATAG ACTCAGAAGTGAACTGGAGATGGAGCTGGCATTGCTGCAGTCTGCAAAGGAACGATCAG aatcATCTGAGAAACATATAATTGATGAAAACCGACTTACTCTTATTGAGAAGGTTGAAAAGAAGAGGTGTGAAATACTCAGTAAGTGGGATGAGATACAAGCtctggaaaaagaaattaaaacaacttTGGTTCATACTGGAATTTCAGATATCACTGAGAATAGGATTAAAAGCATAGAG CATGAAGCTATACAATTGGAAacagaaaatatgattttaaagaagaaaataaaa GTTACTGAAAACCATGTGAAGCAGATCATAGGAAAGATCAGTGAAGAGAGGCAGGA GGGCCTTTGGAAATTTATCAAGGAATTTGTAAAATCAGAGGAAACAGAAGATAACGCTCAAGTGGCTGAACAAATTGCCAGTGAAAATTCTTAA
- the C5H6orf118 gene encoding uncharacterized protein C6orf118 homolog isoform X5 gives MPHTRCGIDSGSHFKKGSFSPWGVVFSLLCIQRASGCHQAGLEVYLKWKHCETPGVKTLCNLKHCETPGVKTLCNLKKLLNRLQKDHRDDVYLYISGHLNPNKLYRPPETILQHWPNAHRPKGERASEVGEPPAGKVARMKEALAHFTIHTALVPSEAQDTPLFRYLNPQASLSHTSEEDFLPVEAVREGKEEKKGGPPGRGPPGWRRREELRLPDLKVLSYQEAGSRGTRDRHHYVSSYLAGATSADRYRMFLRFQKEVLAKQDLLKNDFTGSKAAAGHERKLQQELQKICTCSPQQFNRLHVFGKVFEDICNSSLIFGDLLKKVKDEYELYMATLLESQPAAQYEALLAQLKALGQRPVKTADMDLAREELRMLVTATKAALEQNDRLRSELEMELALLQSAKERSESSEKHIIDENRLTLIEKVEKKRCEILT, from the exons ATGCCGCACACCCGCTGTGGAATAGACAGTGGGAGTCATTTTAAAAAGGGGTCTTTCAGTCCTTGGGGAgttgtcttttctcttctttgtatACAAAGAGCTTCaggctgtcaccaggctggactcgaGG TGTACCTGAAGTGGAAGCACTGCGAGACGCCAGGCGTGAAGACCCTGTGTAATCTGAAGCACTGCGAGACGCCAGGCGTGAAGACCCTGTGTAATCTGAAGAAACTTCTGAACCGGCTTCAGAAAGACCACCGGGACGACGTCTACCTCTACATCTCTGGACACCTGAACCCCAACAAGCTCTACCGGCCTCCGGAGACGATCTTACAGCACTGGCCCAATGCCCACCGGCCCAAGGGGGAGCGCGCCTCTGAGGTGGGAGAGCCGCCCGCAGGGAAGGTGGCGAGGATGAAGGAGGCCCTGGCCCACTTCACCATCCACACGGCGCTGGTCCCCAGTGAGGCCCAGGACACCCCGCTGTTCAGGTACCTGAACCCCCAGGCCTCTCTTTCCCACACTTCAGAGGAGGATTTCCTTCCAGTGGAGGCTgtcagagaggggaaggaagaaaagaaaggaggcccTCCTGGACGGGGCCCTCCTGGATGGCGCAGGAGGGAAGAACTCCGGCTGCCCGACTTGAAGGTGCTGTCCTACCAGGAGGCCGGGTCCAGAGGCACCAGGGACCGGCACCACTATGTCAGCTCCTACCTGGCCGGAGCCACCAGCGCAGACAGGTACAGGATGTTCCTGCGTTTCCAGAAGGAAGTGCTCGCCAAGCAAGATCTCCTGAAGAATGACTTCACCGGGAGCAAGGCGGCCGCGGGCCACGAGAGAAAGCTGCAGCAG GAGCTCCAGAAAATTTGCACGTGCAGCCCCCAGCAGTTCAACAGACTGCACGTCTTTGGAAAAGTCTTTGAAGATATTTGTAACAGTTCTTTGATATTTGGTGATCTCTTGAAAAAAGTTAAG GATGAATATGAACTCTACATGGCAACGCTCCTGGAGTCCCAGCCTGCAGCACAGTACGAG GCTCTTCTGGCTCAACTCAAGGCGCTGGGGCAGAGGCCGGTGAAGACGGCGGACATGGATCTCGCCAGGGAAGAGCTGAGGATGCTCGTGACAGCCACAAAAGCAGCCCTGGAGCAGAATGATAG ACTCAGAAGTGAACTGGAGATGGAGCTGGCATTGCTGCAGTCTGCAAAGGAACGATCAG aatcATCTGAGAAACATATAATTGATGAAAACCGACTTACTCTTATTGAGAAGGTTGAAAAGAAGAGGTGTGAAATACTCA CATGA
- the C5H6orf118 gene encoding uncharacterized protein C6orf118 homolog isoform X4, which produces MAEEREPELYLKWKHCETPGVKTLCNLKKLLNRLQKDHRDDVYLYISGHLNPNKLYRPPETILQHWPNAHRPKGERASEVGEPPAGKVARMKEALAHFTIHTALVPSEAQDTPLFRYLNPQASLSHTSEEDFLPVEAVREGKEEKKGGPPGRGPPGWRRREELRLPDLKVLSYQEAGSRGTRDRHHYVSSYLAGATSADRYRMFLRFQKEVLAKQDLLKNDFTGSKAAAGHERKLQQELQKICTCSPQQFNRLHVFGKVFEDICNSSLIFGDLLKKVKDEYELYMATLLESQPAAQYEALLAQLKALGQRPVKTADMDLAREELRMLVTATKAALEQNDRLRSELEMELALLQSAKERSESSEKHIIDENRLTLIEKVEKKRCEILSKWDEIQALEKEIKTTLVHTGISDITENRIKSIEHEAIQLETENMILKKKIKVTENHVKQIIGKISEERQEGLWKFIKEFVKSEETEDNAQVAEQIASENS; this is translated from the exons ATGGCGGAGGAGCGGGAGCCTGAAT TGTACCTGAAGTGGAAGCACTGCGAGACGCCAG GCGTGAAGACCCTGTGTAATCTGAAGAAACTTCTGAACCGGCTTCAGAAAGACCACCGGGACGACGTCTACCTCTACATCTCTGGACACCTGAACCCCAACAAGCTCTACCGGCCTCCGGAGACGATCTTACAGCACTGGCCCAATGCCCACCGGCCCAAGGGGGAGCGCGCCTCTGAGGTGGGAGAGCCGCCCGCAGGGAAGGTGGCGAGGATGAAGGAGGCCCTGGCCCACTTCACCATCCACACGGCGCTGGTCCCCAGTGAGGCCCAGGACACCCCGCTGTTCAGGTACCTGAACCCCCAGGCCTCTCTTTCCCACACTTCAGAGGAGGATTTCCTTCCAGTGGAGGCTgtcagagaggggaaggaagaaaagaaaggaggcccTCCTGGACGGGGCCCTCCTGGATGGCGCAGGAGGGAAGAACTCCGGCTGCCCGACTTGAAGGTGCTGTCCTACCAGGAGGCCGGGTCCAGAGGCACCAGGGACCGGCACCACTATGTCAGCTCCTACCTGGCCGGAGCCACCAGCGCAGACAGGTACAGGATGTTCCTGCGTTTCCAGAAGGAAGTGCTCGCCAAGCAAGATCTCCTGAAGAATGACTTCACCGGGAGCAAGGCGGCCGCGGGCCACGAGAGAAAGCTGCAGCAG GAGCTCCAGAAAATTTGCACGTGCAGCCCCCAGCAGTTCAACAGACTGCACGTCTTTGGAAAAGTCTTTGAAGATATTTGTAACAGTTCTTTGATATTTGGTGATCTCTTGAAAAAAGTTAAG GATGAATATGAACTCTACATGGCAACGCTCCTGGAGTCCCAGCCTGCAGCACAGTACGAG GCTCTTCTGGCTCAACTCAAGGCGCTGGGGCAGAGGCCGGTGAAGACGGCGGACATGGATCTCGCCAGGGAAGAGCTGAGGATGCTCGTGACAGCCACAAAAGCAGCCCTGGAGCAGAATGATAG ACTCAGAAGTGAACTGGAGATGGAGCTGGCATTGCTGCAGTCTGCAAAGGAACGATCAG aatcATCTGAGAAACATATAATTGATGAAAACCGACTTACTCTTATTGAGAAGGTTGAAAAGAAGAGGTGTGAAATACTCAGTAAGTGGGATGAGATACAAGCtctggaaaaagaaattaaaacaacttTGGTTCATACTGGAATTTCAGATATCACTGAGAATAGGATTAAAAGCATAGAG CATGAAGCTATACAATTGGAAacagaaaatatgattttaaagaagaaaataaaa GTTACTGAAAACCATGTGAAGCAGATCATAGGAAAGATCAGTGAAGAGAGGCAGGA GGGCCTTTGGAAATTTATCAAGGAATTTGTAAAATCAGAGGAAACAGAAGATAACGCTCAAGTGGCTGAACAAATTGCCAGTGAAAATTCTTAA
- the C5H6orf118 gene encoding uncharacterized protein C6orf118 homolog isoform X1, protein MPHTRCGIDSGSHFKKGSFSPWGVVFSLLCIQRASGCHQAGLEVYLKWKHCETPGVKTLCNLKHCETPGVKTLCNLKKLLNRLQKDHRDDVYLYISGHLNPNKLYRPPETILQHWPNAHRPKGERASEVGEPPAGKVARMKEALAHFTIHTALVPSEAQDTPLFRYLNPQASLSHTSEEDFLPVEAVREGKEEKKGGPPGRGPPGWRRREELRLPDLKVLSYQEAGSRGTRDRHHYVSSYLAGATSADRYRMFLRFQKEVLAKQDLLKNDFTGSKAAAGHERKLQQELQKICTCSPQQFNRLHVFGKVFEDICNSSLIFGDLLKKVKDEYELYMATLLESQPAAQYEALLAQLKALGQRPVKTADMDLAREELRMLVTATKAALEQNDRLRSELEMELALLQSAKERSESSEKHIIDENRLTLIEKVEKKRCEILSKWDEIQALEKEIKTTLVHTGISDITENRIKSIEHEAIQLETENMILKKKIKVTENHVKQIIGKISEERQEGLWKFIKEFVKSEETEDNAQVAEQIASENS, encoded by the exons ATGCCGCACACCCGCTGTGGAATAGACAGTGGGAGTCATTTTAAAAAGGGGTCTTTCAGTCCTTGGGGAgttgtcttttctcttctttgtatACAAAGAGCTTCaggctgtcaccaggctggactcgaGG TGTACCTGAAGTGGAAGCACTGCGAGACGCCAGGCGTGAAGACCCTGTGTAATCTGAAGCACTGCGAGACGCCAGGCGTGAAGACCCTGTGTAATCTGAAGAAACTTCTGAACCGGCTTCAGAAAGACCACCGGGACGACGTCTACCTCTACATCTCTGGACACCTGAACCCCAACAAGCTCTACCGGCCTCCGGAGACGATCTTACAGCACTGGCCCAATGCCCACCGGCCCAAGGGGGAGCGCGCCTCTGAGGTGGGAGAGCCGCCCGCAGGGAAGGTGGCGAGGATGAAGGAGGCCCTGGCCCACTTCACCATCCACACGGCGCTGGTCCCCAGTGAGGCCCAGGACACCCCGCTGTTCAGGTACCTGAACCCCCAGGCCTCTCTTTCCCACACTTCAGAGGAGGATTTCCTTCCAGTGGAGGCTgtcagagaggggaaggaagaaaagaaaggaggcccTCCTGGACGGGGCCCTCCTGGATGGCGCAGGAGGGAAGAACTCCGGCTGCCCGACTTGAAGGTGCTGTCCTACCAGGAGGCCGGGTCCAGAGGCACCAGGGACCGGCACCACTATGTCAGCTCCTACCTGGCCGGAGCCACCAGCGCAGACAGGTACAGGATGTTCCTGCGTTTCCAGAAGGAAGTGCTCGCCAAGCAAGATCTCCTGAAGAATGACTTCACCGGGAGCAAGGCGGCCGCGGGCCACGAGAGAAAGCTGCAGCAG GAGCTCCAGAAAATTTGCACGTGCAGCCCCCAGCAGTTCAACAGACTGCACGTCTTTGGAAAAGTCTTTGAAGATATTTGTAACAGTTCTTTGATATTTGGTGATCTCTTGAAAAAAGTTAAG GATGAATATGAACTCTACATGGCAACGCTCCTGGAGTCCCAGCCTGCAGCACAGTACGAG GCTCTTCTGGCTCAACTCAAGGCGCTGGGGCAGAGGCCGGTGAAGACGGCGGACATGGATCTCGCCAGGGAAGAGCTGAGGATGCTCGTGACAGCCACAAAAGCAGCCCTGGAGCAGAATGATAG ACTCAGAAGTGAACTGGAGATGGAGCTGGCATTGCTGCAGTCTGCAAAGGAACGATCAG aatcATCTGAGAAACATATAATTGATGAAAACCGACTTACTCTTATTGAGAAGGTTGAAAAGAAGAGGTGTGAAATACTCAGTAAGTGGGATGAGATACAAGCtctggaaaaagaaattaaaacaacttTGGTTCATACTGGAATTTCAGATATCACTGAGAATAGGATTAAAAGCATAGAG CATGAAGCTATACAATTGGAAacagaaaatatgattttaaagaagaaaataaaa GTTACTGAAAACCATGTGAAGCAGATCATAGGAAAGATCAGTGAAGAGAGGCAGGA GGGCCTTTGGAAATTTATCAAGGAATTTGTAAAATCAGAGGAAACAGAAGATAACGCTCAAGTGGCTGAACAAATTGCCAGTGAAAATTCTTAA
- the C5H6orf118 gene encoding uncharacterized protein C6orf118 homolog isoform X6: MKEALAHFTIHTALVPSEAQDTPLFRYLNPQASLSHTSEEDFLPVEAVREGKEEKKGGPPGRGPPGWRRREELRLPDLKVLSYQEAGSRGTRDRHHYVSSYLAGATSADRYRMFLRFQKEVLAKQDLLKNDFTGSKAAAGHERKLQQELQKICTCSPQQFNRLHVFGKVFEDICNSSLIFGDLLKKVKDEYELYMATLLESQPAAQYEALLAQLKALGQRPVKTADMDLAREELRMLVTATKAALEQNDRLRSELEMELALLQSAKERSESSEKHIIDENRLTLIEKVEKKRCEILSKWDEIQALEKEIKTTLVHTGISDITENRIKSIEHEAIQLETENMILKKKIKVTENHVKQIIGKISEERQEGLWKFIKEFVKSEETEDNAQVAEQIASENS; encoded by the exons ATGAAGGAGGCCCTGGCCCACTTCACCATCCACACGGCGCTGGTCCCCAGTGAGGCCCAGGACACCCCGCTGTTCAGGTACCTGAACCCCCAGGCCTCTCTTTCCCACACTTCAGAGGAGGATTTCCTTCCAGTGGAGGCTgtcagagaggggaaggaagaaaagaaaggaggcccTCCTGGACGGGGCCCTCCTGGATGGCGCAGGAGGGAAGAACTCCGGCTGCCCGACTTGAAGGTGCTGTCCTACCAGGAGGCCGGGTCCAGAGGCACCAGGGACCGGCACCACTATGTCAGCTCCTACCTGGCCGGAGCCACCAGCGCAGACAGGTACAGGATGTTCCTGCGTTTCCAGAAGGAAGTGCTCGCCAAGCAAGATCTCCTGAAGAATGACTTCACCGGGAGCAAGGCGGCCGCGGGCCACGAGAGAAAGCTGCAGCAG GAGCTCCAGAAAATTTGCACGTGCAGCCCCCAGCAGTTCAACAGACTGCACGTCTTTGGAAAAGTCTTTGAAGATATTTGTAACAGTTCTTTGATATTTGGTGATCTCTTGAAAAAAGTTAAG GATGAATATGAACTCTACATGGCAACGCTCCTGGAGTCCCAGCCTGCAGCACAGTACGAG GCTCTTCTGGCTCAACTCAAGGCGCTGGGGCAGAGGCCGGTGAAGACGGCGGACATGGATCTCGCCAGGGAAGAGCTGAGGATGCTCGTGACAGCCACAAAAGCAGCCCTGGAGCAGAATGATAG ACTCAGAAGTGAACTGGAGATGGAGCTGGCATTGCTGCAGTCTGCAAAGGAACGATCAG aatcATCTGAGAAACATATAATTGATGAAAACCGACTTACTCTTATTGAGAAGGTTGAAAAGAAGAGGTGTGAAATACTCAGTAAGTGGGATGAGATACAAGCtctggaaaaagaaattaaaacaacttTGGTTCATACTGGAATTTCAGATATCACTGAGAATAGGATTAAAAGCATAGAG CATGAAGCTATACAATTGGAAacagaaaatatgattttaaagaagaaaataaaa GTTACTGAAAACCATGTGAAGCAGATCATAGGAAAGATCAGTGAAGAGAGGCAGGA GGGCCTTTGGAAATTTATCAAGGAATTTGTAAAATCAGAGGAAACAGAAGATAACGCTCAAGTGGCTGAACAAATTGCCAGTGAAAATTCTTAA
- the C5H6orf118 gene encoding uncharacterized protein C6orf118 homolog isoform X7, which produces MAEEREPELYLKWKHCETPGVKTLCNLKHCETPGVKTLCNLKKLLNRLQKDHRDDVYLYISGHLNPNKLYRPPETILQHWPNAHRPKGERASEVGEPPAGKVARMKEALAHFTIHTALVPSEAQDTPLFRYLNPQASLSHTSEEDFLPVEAVREGKEEKKGGPPGRGPPGWRRREELRLPDLKVLSYQEAGSRGTRDRHHYVSSYLAGATSADRYRMFLRFQKEVLAKQDLLKNDFTGSKAAAGHERKLQQELQKICTCSPQQFNRLHVFGKVFEDICNSSLIFGDLLKKVKDEYELYMATLLESQPAAQYEALLAQLKALGQRPVKTADMDLAREELRMLVTATKAALEQNDRLRSELEMELALLQSAKERSESSEKHIIDENRLTLIEKVEKKRCEILSKWDEIQALEKEIKTTLVHTGISDITENRIKSIEHEAIQLETENMILKKKIKGPLEIYQGICKIRGNRR; this is translated from the exons ATGGCGGAGGAGCGGGAGCCTGAAT TGTACCTGAAGTGGAAGCACTGCGAGACGCCAGGCGTGAAGACCCTGTGTAATCTGAAGCACTGCGAGACGCCAGGCGTGAAGACCCTGTGTAATCTGAAGAAACTTCTGAACCGGCTTCAGAAAGACCACCGGGACGACGTCTACCTCTACATCTCTGGACACCTGAACCCCAACAAGCTCTACCGGCCTCCGGAGACGATCTTACAGCACTGGCCCAATGCCCACCGGCCCAAGGGGGAGCGCGCCTCTGAGGTGGGAGAGCCGCCCGCAGGGAAGGTGGCGAGGATGAAGGAGGCCCTGGCCCACTTCACCATCCACACGGCGCTGGTCCCCAGTGAGGCCCAGGACACCCCGCTGTTCAGGTACCTGAACCCCCAGGCCTCTCTTTCCCACACTTCAGAGGAGGATTTCCTTCCAGTGGAGGCTgtcagagaggggaaggaagaaaagaaaggaggcccTCCTGGACGGGGCCCTCCTGGATGGCGCAGGAGGGAAGAACTCCGGCTGCCCGACTTGAAGGTGCTGTCCTACCAGGAGGCCGGGTCCAGAGGCACCAGGGACCGGCACCACTATGTCAGCTCCTACCTGGCCGGAGCCACCAGCGCAGACAGGTACAGGATGTTCCTGCGTTTCCAGAAGGAAGTGCTCGCCAAGCAAGATCTCCTGAAGAATGACTTCACCGGGAGCAAGGCGGCCGCGGGCCACGAGAGAAAGCTGCAGCAG GAGCTCCAGAAAATTTGCACGTGCAGCCCCCAGCAGTTCAACAGACTGCACGTCTTTGGAAAAGTCTTTGAAGATATTTGTAACAGTTCTTTGATATTTGGTGATCTCTTGAAAAAAGTTAAG GATGAATATGAACTCTACATGGCAACGCTCCTGGAGTCCCAGCCTGCAGCACAGTACGAG GCTCTTCTGGCTCAACTCAAGGCGCTGGGGCAGAGGCCGGTGAAGACGGCGGACATGGATCTCGCCAGGGAAGAGCTGAGGATGCTCGTGACAGCCACAAAAGCAGCCCTGGAGCAGAATGATAG ACTCAGAAGTGAACTGGAGATGGAGCTGGCATTGCTGCAGTCTGCAAAGGAACGATCAG aatcATCTGAGAAACATATAATTGATGAAAACCGACTTACTCTTATTGAGAAGGTTGAAAAGAAGAGGTGTGAAATACTCAGTAAGTGGGATGAGATACAAGCtctggaaaaagaaattaaaacaacttTGGTTCATACTGGAATTTCAGATATCACTGAGAATAGGATTAAAAGCATAGAG CATGAAGCTATACAATTGGAAacagaaaatatgattttaaagaagaaaataaaa GGGCCTTTGGAAATTTATCAAGGAATTTGTAAAATCAGAGGAAACAGAAGATAA